GCGCTCTGTCGAGAGCACGGAGCCAAGCTGCTGCTGGATGAAGCGCACGCCCTCGGCGTGCTGGGTGACGCTGGTCGGGGTCTGGGGTTCGGGATGCACGACGTGACCATGATCAGTGGCACCTTTGGCAAATCCTTCGGCAGCGGTGGCGCTTTCCTCGCCTGTGACGAAGCCCTTGGCGAGCATCTGCTGCAGAGCAGTGGTGCCTTTCGGTACACCACTGCTCTGGCGCCTTCACTGGCCGCCGCGGCCCTGGCCGCTTTGCAGCTGATCCAGGCCAACCCGACCTGGGGGGCGGAGCTGGTGCAACGGGGCGAGACCTGGCGAGCTCAACTGCAGAACGCAGGCTGGACACGGCCGATCGGGACCGGACCGATCGTGCCTCTGCTGGTGGGGGACGACCAGGCATCGCTGGACCTGCAGGGAGAGCTGGAGCTAGCAGGTTTGCTCACCGTTGCGATCCGCCCACCCACCGTGCCGGAAGGCAGTGCCCGGCTCCGCCTGGTGCTGCATCGCACCCTGCCCGATGAGACATTGGACTCTCTGATCCAGGTTCTGGCTCGCACCGGCAGTCCTCGATGAAACAGGTCATCGCCATGCATGGCTGGAGCGGCGACGGGAGCAGCTGGCACCCCTGGGAGCGTCATTTCAGCCGGCATGGCTGGAGCTGGTGCAATGGCGAACGCGGCTACGGCGACCGCACACCTGTGATCCCCACCTGGAGGACGACGGAACCAAAGAAAACCAAACCATGCCGTGCTGTCATCGCTCATTCCCTGGGCCCCCATCTCATTGGGCCTGATGTGCTGAGTGAAGCCACGGAGATCGTGCTGCTGGCCAGCTTCGGGCGATTCGTTCCGGAAGGCCCGCACGGGCGTGCGCTGCGAACAGGACTGAAGGGCATGCGCAAGGCAATCGGTAGTGCAGAAGAAACCGCCATGCTGCGCACCTTCCTGCAACGGGCCGCGCAGCCCGACAGCGCTGATGGCTTGCCGCCTGGGCCTGTGCAGAAAGGACTGTCTACGGAAGGCCGAGAACGCCTGGCCAACGATCTTGACCGGCTGATCGCCACTCGTGGCCTGCCCGAAGGACTCCCCTCCAGCGCGAGGGTTCTCGTGGTGGATGCCGAGGAGGATGCGATCGTCTCTCCAGCCGCCAGTCGAGATCAGCTGATCGCCCTGGAAGGCCATCTCGAACAGCCACCAGAGCACTGGCATCTCCGCAGTACTGGCCATGCCCTGCTGGTACCCGATCTGCTGAGGCGTGTTCAACAGTGGCTGGACCGTGTGTCCCCAGAACCGGCATGACAGCCGATCAATGGGGTGACCGCGTGCTGTCACGCTTCGGGGCCGCGGCCGGGAGCTACGACGCGGCGGCGATGCTGCAGCGGGCCGTGGCCTGGCGCCTAGCCGGCCATTGCAAAAGGATCGGCGTCCCTAGGGGGCTATGGGTTGATCTCGGCAGCGGCACCGGGAACCTTGCCGATGCACTGGAGACCCATCACCCAGGGCAAGGAGTGCTGCGACTGGACGGGAGTGATGCCATGTTGCGCCGCCAACCACCCGATGCGCACACCCAGCTCTGGGACCTGAGGCAACCTCTGCCGAACTGGGAGCCAAGCCCCAGTCTGCTGGCCTCCAGCTTCTGTCTGCACTGGCTGGACAGTCCTGAACAACGGGTGCAGCAATGGCTGCAACGGCTTCAACCGGGTGGATGTCTAGCGCTCGCCTTACCCGTTGAAGGCTGCTTCCCGCAGTGGCATCAGGCTTCGGCCCAAAGCGGTGTTGCCTGCAGCGCCCTGGCGTTTCCACACCACGCGTCGTTATGCGGCAATCTCGAACCGGAGCAGATCCAATTCACCCAACAGCTTCGCTTCACCACAACGGCCATCAATCTTCCCCGGCTGCTGAAACCGCTCCGCCGCGTGGGTGCTGGTTCAAGCCGGAACCGGGCCCTGTCTGTGCAGGACTGGCGGGCGCTGCAGAGGTGTTGGCCTGATTGCGACGGCGATCGACCACTCAGACTCACCTGGTTGATCCAACTGCTGCTGATCCGCCGATGACGGCATCCCGGACTCCACTGCGCCTCGCGGTTTGCGGCACCGACACCGACGTCGGCAAAACCGTGATCAGTGCCTTACTCGTGCAGGGGTTGAAGGCCCGTTACTGGAAACCGGTCCAGAGCGGACTGGAGGGCGGCGGAGATCGTCAACGGGTGGTGGATCTGATCGACTTGCCAGCCTCCCACTGGATTCCCGAGGCTTACGCCTTTGAAGCTCCTGTGTCGCCGCATTGGGCTGCAGAGCTTGAGAACAGACATCTCGACCCCGATCGCCTGACCCTGCCAGCAGACGATGGAACGCCCCTCGTGGTGGAAACAGCGGGGGGGCTGCATGTGCCACTGAACCGGTCATGGCAGCAAATTGATCAGCTGCAGCGCTGGGGGCTGCCCGTGGTGCTCGTCGCTCGCAGTGGGCTAGGCACGCTTAATCACACCCTGCTCAGCCTGGAGGCACTCCGAAACCGCAGCATCCCAGTGCTGGGTCTCGTGATCAACGGTCCCCTGCACGACGACAATCCACGCACCCTCGCTGAACTGGGAAAGGTTCCCGTTCTGGCGGAACTACCGCCGTTGCAACCGCTCAACGCGGCTGCACTGGCGCATGCATGGCAAAAGCAGGGCTTGGGCACTAAGTTCGAGGCGCTTGCTGAATGCCCGGATCACCAATGACTAGCCGTCAGACCTGGGCCACCGTTGCCGTAGTTCTTCTCTGCGGCGGCATTCTCGTCCTGTTCACGGATGTGGAAGTGCAGTTGGTGCGTTGGTTCAACTGCGGACCGATCGCAACCCAGAGCGAACTAGACAGCGAAGTCTGCCGCTGATCGCAATCCCTTGCTTAACCCAGCGGCCTGGACCGCAAGGGACAACGCCCCATCAGCAAAGCCACATGGCGCACAGCCATTGACAGAGGCCATCCCTGGCGCAACTGCTCATGGATCTGTTCGATCTGTGATGGTGACCAGCCCCGCATTTCAAGACGTGCCTTGATGCAGGGCCAACCACCTTCGAAAAAGATGCTCCGGGAACCTTCACGACCCGAGCCATAGCGCGGTGTCTGAGGCGCAGGCTGCACGAAGCGATTCGAGGGTGATCGCAGCCTGCGGCCACGAACCTGAGGCGTGGTCATGGTCCCCCCCCTCTCGTCGTATGCCCATGATGACAACAGGCGATCGAACGTGCTCAGTGTCACGGAACCATCACCCCAATCTTTGGCCTCCTTTCACCTCCATCACCAGCACGCCCCCGCTGGAACAGGTGGTTCGCGGCGAAGGTGCGGTTCTCTACAGGGCGGAAGGGGCACCGCTGATCGATGCCATCAGCAGTTGGTGGGTCACGCTGCATGGCCATGCCCACCCTGTGGTGGCAGCAGCAATCGCGGGACAGGCGGCCACCCTGGAGCAGGTGATCTTCGCCGAATTCACCCATCCCCAGGCGGAACGCCTGGCGGAACGCCTGGCCGAACGCACTGGACTGGACCGGGTGTTCTTCTCCGACAACGGATCCACAGCCGTGGAAGTGGCGCTGAAAACGGCCGTGCAGTGGTGGCACAACCGTGGCGAAGCCCGTCAGCAGCTGATTGCCTTCGATGGGGCTTATCACGGCGACACCTTTGGCGCGATGGCCGTCGGGGCACGCAGTCTGTTCAGTGAACCCTTTGATCCGCTGCTGTTTCCCGTGACCCGGGTTCCGTGGCCCCATACCCACTGGAACGACGAGGAGGTGGAGCGCCGCGAGCAGCAGGCCTTAGACGCACTGGAACTGGCGCTGCGCACACCGACAGCAGCTGTCATTCTCGAACCGCTCGTTCAGGGAGCGGGCGGGATGCGCATGGTGCGTCCGCAGTTTCTGCAGGCGGTTGAACAGCGGGTGCGCGAAGCCGGCAGTTTGCTGATCGCCGATGAAGTGATGGCGGGATTCGGACGCTGCGGCCGCCTGCTGGCGTCCCAGAGAGCGGGCATCACACCGGATCTGGTGGCCCTATCCAAGGGGCTGACAGCAGGGTTCTTGCCGATGGGAATCACGCTGGCAACGAAAGCGATCTTCGAGGAGTTTCTCGGCACCGATCCAACCAAGACCCTCTGGCATGGCCACAGCTTCACGGCCAACCCGCTGGGCTGTGCTGCGGCCAATGCCAGCCTGGATTTACTCGAAGCCGAGCCGCAACTTCACGAACAATTCGAACAGCGCCATCGCCATCGATTGGAACGGCTGGCACACCATCCCAGGGTGCAGCGTCCTCGGCTCTGCGGCACCATCGCCGCCTTCGACCTGGTGACCGATGGCGCCCAGGGCTATCTCAACCCGGCCGGCAAAGTGTTGCGACGACTCGTCAGGGACCAGGGGGTGCTGATTCGTCCTCTGGGGGATGTGGTCTATCTTTTGCCGCCGCTCTGCATCAGCAACACCCAGCTGGATCAGTGCTATGAGGCGATCGCCAACGGATTGGAGGCATTGCCTGCCAGCGCCCCGTGAAATGGATCAAGGGCCGAATCGCAAGGCGGCCTCGACGTCGGCTCTGGGAAGCCGGTAGGAGTAACTGCAGCTGCGCGGTGGCACCGCCGAATCCCACATCACACCAAGGTCTTCCTGATCAAGACGCAACCGTGCCCTCCATTCAGGCTGTTCCCAGTTCCAGTCGCAGGGGTCTTGCTCACTGCGAGTCGCACCCAGCGTCTCCAACCAGCCTTCAAGGGCTCTGAGGGAGTGCTGGTTGAGCGGCGTTTCTGACGAAGGGAGTGAGGCCATCGGAACCTCCGGATTGCTCAGCACTCTTCTGAGTCTGCTCCTCGAGCAACCAGCTCGGCTGCACCTGAAGCTCCAGCCCACGACTCCAGGCCACACCCACACCCAGCAGCAGACAAAGAGCCAGAGCACCCAGCAACAGGAGCAGCGACAGCCATTCGCCGCCGGAGAGAGGCCGACGCTGACCGATGCTGTCAGGGACCGGAAACGAGGGGGTCTTCAAAGCTGGGGGATGGTCGCGCTCCCGCAGCGCAGTGTCGTAGAGCCGCCGCATGCCTGGATCCGTGAGCTGCTCGTAGGCGTCGCGCAGCAATTGGAACTGACGGGCAGCGTCCTCAGCCGGCAAACGGGTGGTGTCGGGATGCACGGCCTTACTCAGGCGTCGGAACGCCTGCCGCACGGTGTCGACATCAGCTCCGCGGGACACGCCCAGACGCTCGTAATGGGTGATGTCCTGGACCGGAGGAGCCATCGCCAGCAGAAGCACCTACGTCCTTGCAGGCATTCTAGGAAGGTCTGAAGGGCAGGCCGCCATGCCGGATTCATCGCCGTTCGCCAAGCCAGGGCCAGAGCTTTGGAGGTTGCTCGGATGGACTCCGGATCCCCAGCAACTGCAACAACTGATTGACCTGCAACGGTTGCTGGAGGACTGGAACGGCCGGGTCAACCTCACCCGTCTGGTGCAAGGCGAGGATTTCTGGATTGCACAAGTGCTGGATAGCCTCTGGCCCCTGCTGCCGGAGCTGGAGAAACCAGAGACCCCACGTCGCTGCATTGATGTGGGCACAGGTGGGGGATTTCCAGGGCTGGCTGTGGCGATTGCGCTGCCGGGTGCCCACCTGACTCTGGTGGACTCGGTTGGGCGTAAAACCGCAGCAGTCGCTGCCATGGCGACTGCGCTGGGGCTGAGCGACCGCGTGGTCGTTCGCACCGAACGGGTCGAACGCACAGGCCACGATCCAGGGTGCAGAGGTCAATTCGACCTGGCCATGGCACGGGCTGTGGCTGCTGCACCTGTGGTGGCGGAATATCTCGTGCCCCTGCTTCAACAGCAAGGGCAGGCCCTGCTCTATCGGGGCCGCTGGCAGGACAGCGACGATGCCGAACTGCAACCGGCCCTGAAGCTGCTGAACGCACGCAGCGACGGCATCAGCCGCACGGAACTGCCTGCGGATCGGGGCCCCCGCACACTGATTCGCATCAGCACTGATCGCGCAACACCCAAGATCTATCCCCGCGCGATCGGAGTGCCGACGAAGCTTCCCTTGGGAGGTCAGGCCGACGAAAGGCGCTCCTGACGCTCTCCGCCCACACGATCTCTGAGACGTCGAAGGATTCCAGGAATTTGATCTCGCCAGGGGCTGGCCTTCAGAACAGCCAACAGATCCGTCTCCGTGACGGTGAGATCAAGGGGGTCCGCATTGGAGCCAGGAAACCAATGGCCACCACGCCCGAGCAGACCATATCGGGCTTTGACAAAACCCTCGAGATCCCAGGCCTCGAGCAGGTTATGCAACCACAGAAGCAGAGGAAGATTCAGCTCACCCGGTGTGTCTTGCCAATGGGGCAGACCCTGCTGCCAACTGTCCATCCATGCACCGCCCAATGCTTCCCGTGCCGCTTGCTCCAAGCTCTGCTCGATCGGCGTGATCAGCCTGTCCGCCTGGTCGAGCATCGCCACCGCATCAAGGTGGAGCCCCAAATCATCCGGGCAGGAAGCCCCGACGCTGATCGTGTGCACCCTGGGGTCCCGCAGACAGAAGAGATCGTTGAACACGATTGGATGCAGGGGCGCTGTCAACGCACGGAGCCGTGGCCCCGGTGTGTGCAGATGCCCCCCCTTGTCCGTCGGACTGATGATGAACACACCCATGTCATGGCGATGGGCTGCCGCGATCGCAGGTTCATTGTCCTGACGGATGAAATACCAGTGCAAGTTCACGTAATCGAAACAGTCCGTCTCGATCGCATCGACGATCAGCTCGGGCTCGCCATGGGTGGAGAACCCCACGTGACCAATACGCCCCTCCGCTTGCCAACGGCGGACGACGTCCAGACATCCACCGGGGCGAATGGTCTGTTCGAGATGGTCATGACGGTTGATGCCATGAATGGCCAGCAGATCAACCCGTTGCACCTGCAGGCGTTCCAGCGATAACTCCAGCTCAGCCTCAAAGGCCTCGGGATCAGCCTGGGGCGGCACCTTGGTCTGAAGGATTCTTGACACATCGGGGCTTTCGGGAAGAGCCCAACCCAGTTGACGCTCTGAACTGCCGTAATGCCGCGCGGTTTCCACATGGTGGAATCCAGCCTGCACCGCACGGCCCAGAGTGTCTTCCAGGAGACGCTGAGATTCCCCGGTGATGGCGTCAGGCGCCAAGTCGGTCCAGCTCTGCTGAAAGCGCATGCCACCCAAAGAGAGCACCGGCATGGCGATCTCCGTACGCCCGAAACGTCGGGTGGGCAGAGCGGAACTAGACATCAATCGTGGCTGGTGTTGCGTGGCAACTGTCGACGCAAACGAGCCGGTGAAGGGAGGCCCAGTGGCAGCAACTCCTGGGCATCCAGTTGCTGCTTCAAGCCCGGCAGATCATCGAAGGCAACCCAATGGATGCAATCCACCGGACAGGTCTCGATCGCCTCCTGAATGCGTTCGGTGCTGTCGCCGTCCTGACGGATGGCACGCGAACGCCCGAGGTTGGGTTCAATGCAGAACGTGTTGGTGGCGACATGGGCGCAATAGCGGCAACCGATGCACACCGCTTCATCCACCCACACAGCCTTTTCGCGCAGCTCACCTCCAAGAACAGGCTCCCGTCCGGTGCGCTCATCCTGCTCGTAGGAAGCGGCGACGTAGGCGGCCGCCGAGGGGTCAACCACTGATCTTCCGACGCAACATGACTGGACTCAGGCGTCCCAGCGGGTCACCACGAGCTCAATAGAACCGTCCTGGCAATCAGTCTGTTGAGCCACATCAAACCCTTCTTGGCGGCTGGCTTCCAGCACAGAGCGCAGGGCGTAACGCTGGGTGAGCTTGGAGAGGAATCGCTCCACCGGAATGGGCTGACGCCAGAGGTCCAAATCGGTGACGAACTCGTAGGCGCCACTGGATTCATTCCAACTGAAACCGAAATCCGCACTGCCCTCGACAGCAACGGCCAGTTCTGCGTCAACGGTCTGACCCTGGTAACCGCGCACAGCTTGCTGAATCTCGCCCGGGGTGTAACCCAGATCTTCAAGCGCTCCGCGCAGTGGGGCGAGCTGACGAAGTTCGGTTTTGACGGTGCTGAAGTGAGACATCAGGAAGGCTCGACGGACTGAGATTGCGACTGGGTCAGGACCTGAGGGGTATTGAAGGCTTCAGCCGTGGGCTGACGCTGTTCAACGGTGCCAAGGGCTGCCTCAAGACGATCCGTGAGCTGCAGACAGGCGTCGCCGCTGACACCCTCCACCTGCTCTTCAACACGCCCGTCAGGACGGATGCGGAATCGAACTGTGCGTTGAGGCATGCACCAACACAGAATTGAGCGCATGTTAAGGGGAAGTGACCGAAGCCTGAGATCACCTGTCACCGGATCCGACCACATTTGATTCAGAGCTTCAGGCCCTGGAGTCAAAGCAGCAGTCCTTCGTCCAGCAGGGTCTGCAAGCGGTCCACCAGGTCCGGACTGTCTAACTGCTCGAGAGCGGTCCGCGCTTCATCGCGTACTGCGGTTTCAGGATCCTTCAGAAGTGCGGCCACGAAGCTTTCGACCACTTCCTCCTGGCGAGGCTTGACCAACATGTCGTGAAGGCGGCCGAGTGCCCAAATGCAGTTGCTGCGCACCACAGGCTCGCTGTCGATCTTCAGGCTGAGCAGAAGCTGTCCCGCAGCGAGATCCGCCTTGGCGGGAGAGGTACTACCGGCCTCAGCCAGAGAAACGGATGCCCAAAGTCGAACAGCTGCAACGTCGACCTGCAAGGCACGGATCAACGGATTGAGCACCGGAGCATCGGAGTAATTGCCCAAACTCCAGGCCGTGGCTTTGCGTACATAGGCATTGCTATCGACCTGAAGAAGATTGAGCAACGCCTGCACAGCCTGCGTCGAAGGATTGCGACCCAGCGCATAAACAGCACTCATCCGTACCACTGGACAGGTCTCGTCCAGCAGCGGCAACAGCAAGGGGACGGCCCGAGGATCGCGGTGCTCGCAGAACACTCTGAGACCCTGAAGCCTTTGGTCATGGCCTTGCTTCAGCCACTCCAAGCCTGCGTCGCAGGAACGCACGGCCTCGAGTGCATCACCTTCCGGATCATCGGGTGCGATCTCATCGAGGGGGTCACCCACAAGCTCCGCTTCGAGCTCGCGCGCCAGCACATCAGGGTCGATGGCCAACTCAGGCCTCGGGTCCTCCTTCTGGTTGCCGGATGAATCGCTCATGGACCGATCGTAATCTCAGCCGATTGGTGCAGGCGCCAGCATGTCACCGGGGAGCCAAATCCTGGCGCTGACGGCGACGAGAGCCAGAGCGAACAGAGCCACGATCAGGATGGGGAGCAGGGTGCTGCGGAAAAAGGCCAAGGCGTTTCCTGATTTCAGTGCATTGTGACTGGCGCTCGCTCAGAGCGGTGCGACCGAACGACGTGGGAGGCGAAGCAGCGTCAACGAGACCACAGCCACCACCAAGCCGAGCCAGCCCAGCAACGTCTGGTGCAGAAGGAAAGCACCGGACCCCAACAAGGCACCGAACAGCACACCCGAACTGAACACGAACCGGGCCAGCAGGTCTGAAAGGCTCTCACTGGCCTGCACATCAAAGCGCCGACGCCACTGGCTCCAACCGGGGCCAGGGGGTTGCACCGTCTGCACAAAGCGCTCCAGCACAGCCGGTGACTCCGGTGGTGTCACCAGCATCACAAGGATCCAAACCACAGCGGTGAGCGAGGTGGTGACCATCAGTCGCTGGCCGTAATCACTGATCTGCAGCAGGGGCACCACCGATGTGGAGAGTCCAACCACAAAGCCACAGAGCATCGCGGCCAGCTCCGCAGCTGCGTTGATCCGCCACCAGAACCAGCGCAGCACCAGCACCACCCCTGGACCGGTGCCGATAGCGATCACCAGACGGAAGACCGTTCCGATGCTGTCGCTGATCAGAGCCGTTGCCACCCCCAGGACCAACAGCATCACACTCATCACCTGACCCACCAGCAGCAACTCGCGCGGCGAAGCGTTCGGGCGCAGGAAACGTTGATAGAGATCGTGGGTCAGATAGCTGGCACCCCAGTTCACGGAGGTGCTGACGGTGCTCATGAAGGCAGCAACCAGTGACACCACCACCAGACCAAGCACCACCGGAGGCAACAGCTGGACAGCCAGGGCGGGGTAGCTCATCTCCCAATCGCTCTGATCCGGCAGCAACACGAGAGCCGCCAAGGCCACGAGCACCCACAACCAGCTGCGTACCAAATAGTTGACCACCAAAAACACCCAACCGGCCAGCCGCGCCTGCTGCTCGTCTTTCGTCGCCAACATCCGCTGGATGAATTCACCACCGCCGTCACTGCGTCGGAAGCTCCACCACTGCACGGTGAGATAAGCCAGGAAGGTCGAGATGCTGATACCAGCTCCACCGATCCAGTCGAAACCATCGGGGCCCCAGCGCCATGGAACGAGGGACAACAGCTCCGGACGCTCCATGGCGCTGAGCTGATCCAGAAGTGAGCCCATGCCGCCAGCCGCATGCACGGCAGCCCAAGCCACGGCGGAGGCCCCCAGCAGCGCCAAGAGCAACTGAATGAAATCGGTAATCACCACGGCCCACAGTCCCCCGGCCACGGTGTACGCCAGCACCAAGGCAGCCACGATGCTCAGCAGCAGCAGTGTGTCGGGGATGCCTCCGGCGGCGGCCACCGGTTGGTTGGAGACGATGCCCAGAGCCTCCACCACTTTGCGCATGGCCAGGAAGGCGTAACCGATGCCGATGCAGTTGACCGGCAATGCCAAGAGGAAGGCTTTGATGCCGCGGAGCCAGGCCGCTGCCGGCCCCCCGTAACGCAGTTCGGTGAAGGCCGCATCCGTGAGCACGCCACTTCGGCGCCAGAGCGGTGCAAACACCACCGCCATCGCCACATGAGCCAGGCCGAACCCCCACCACTCCCAGTTGGCCGCGAGGCCTCGGGTGCCGACGATGCCCGCCACGTAGAGCGGCGTATCGATGGAAAAGGTCGTGGCCGCCATCGATGCACCCGCAAGCCAGCCGCTGAGACTGCGACCTGCCACGAAGTAGTCATCCTCACCACGGTTGCGTCGAGCCAACCAGAGACCCAGAGCCAGCGTCGCCGCCAGATAGCCAATCAGGATGATCCAGTCGATCGGAGCCATAAGACCGGGCAGGTGGCCGCAGTCTCCCCTACTTCTGGCGAGAGCGCCGCAGCTGACCGCAAGCAGCATCCTGATCCAGACCGCGGCTGGCCCGCAGGCTCACAGCGATGCCGCGACGCTCAAGCACCCGCCTGAAGCCTTCGATGCGTTCACGGGAGGGACGCTGGAACTCCTCTTCTTCGATCGGGTTGTAGGCAATCAAATTCACATGGCTCTGAAAGCCACCAACACGGTCTGCCAGCTCTTCAGCATGCTGCGGACGATCATTGAGATTACCGAGCAGGATGTATTCAAAACTCACCCGCCGACCGGTCACCGCCAGGTAGTGGCGGCAATCCTCGAGGAGGTCGTCGTAAGGGTAGGCATGGGCCGTGGGAATCAACTCCTCGCGCAGTTGCTGATTCGGTGCATGCAGGCTGACAGCCAATGTGAATTGGGCGCGTCCAAGCGTTTCAAGGGCCAGTTCCGCCAGCTGCGGCAGCGTCTTCGGAACGCCAACAGTGCTCACGGTGATCCGGCGCTGGCCAATGCCGAGATCATCGTTGATGCAGCGAATCGCCTCAAGCACCGCCTGACTGTTCAGCAATGGCTCGCCCATGCCCATAAACA
This region of Synechococcus sp. NOUM97013 genomic DNA includes:
- a CDS encoding sodium:solute symporter family protein; this encodes MAPIDWIILIGYLAATLALGLWLARRNRGEDDYFVAGRSLSGWLAGASMAATTFSIDTPLYVAGIVGTRGLAANWEWWGFGLAHVAMAVVFAPLWRRSGVLTDAAFTELRYGGPAAAWLRGIKAFLLALPVNCIGIGYAFLAMRKVVEALGIVSNQPVAAAGGIPDTLLLLSIVAALVLAYTVAGGLWAVVITDFIQLLLALLGASAVAWAAVHAAGGMGSLLDQLSAMERPELLSLVPWRWGPDGFDWIGGAGISISTFLAYLTVQWWSFRRSDGGGEFIQRMLATKDEQQARLAGWVFLVVNYLVRSWLWVLVALAALVLLPDQSDWEMSYPALAVQLLPPVVLGLVVVSLVAAFMSTVSTSVNWGASYLTHDLYQRFLRPNASPRELLLVGQVMSVMLLVLGVATALISDSIGTVFRLVIAIGTGPGVVLVLRWFWWRINAAAELAAMLCGFVVGLSTSVVPLLQISDYGQRLMVTTSLTAVVWILVMLVTPPESPAVLERFVQTVQPPGPGWSQWRRRFDVQASESLSDLLARFVFSSGVLFGALLGSGAFLLHQTLLGWLGLVVAVVSLTLLRLPRRSVAPL
- the rlmN gene encoding 23S rRNA (adenine(2503)-C(2))-methyltransferase RlmN, with amino-acid sequence MSKALLGCSAAELEDWVVSQGQKAFRGRQLHDWLYAKGARSLDDITVLPKAWRSSLRDEGVTIGRLKEVHRSVASDATTKLLLATDDGETIETVGIPTDQRLTVCVSSQVGCPMACRFCATGKDGLQRSLHTHEIVDQVLSVREAMDRRPSHIVFMGMGEPLLNSQAVLEAIRCINDDLGIGQRRITVSTVGVPKTLPQLAELALETLGRAQFTLAVSLHAPNQQLREELIPTAHAYPYDDLLEDCRHYLAVTGRRVSFEYILLGNLNDRPQHAEELADRVGGFQSHVNLIAYNPIEEEEFQRPSRERIEGFRRVLERRGIAVSLRASRGLDQDAACGQLRRSRQK